One Bremerella sp. JC817 genomic window carries:
- the cysD gene encoding sulfate adenylyltransferase subunit CysD — translation MSGYQITHLKQLEAESIHIIREVAAEFENPVMLYSVGKDSSVMVHLAMKAFYPAKPPFPLMHVDTTWKFKEMIQFREDYARNELGLDLIVHINEEGKKLGIDPFEDSVRHTDLMKTVSLKQALDKYKFDAAFGGARRDEEKSRAKERVFSFRDRSHRWDPKNQRPELWNLYNTKVNKGESIRVFPLSNWTELDVWQYIHLENIPIVPLYYSAKRPVVWRNDMWIMVDDDRIKLEPGEKVEEKMVRFRTLGCYPLTGAVESEAVTLPDIIQEMLLTTTSERQGRAIDKDQGASMQKKKEEGYF, via the coding sequence ATGTCCGGTTATCAGATTACGCATCTCAAACAGTTGGAAGCAGAAAGCATCCATATCATCCGCGAAGTTGCGGCCGAGTTTGAGAACCCAGTGATGTTGTATTCGGTTGGCAAAGACTCGTCGGTCATGGTCCACCTGGCCATGAAGGCGTTTTATCCTGCCAAGCCGCCGTTTCCTTTGATGCACGTCGACACGACGTGGAAGTTCAAGGAAATGATTCAGTTCCGCGAAGACTACGCTCGCAACGAACTGGGGCTCGATCTGATCGTGCATATCAACGAAGAAGGCAAGAAGCTGGGAATCGATCCGTTCGAGGACAGCGTTCGCCATACCGACTTGATGAAGACGGTCTCGCTGAAGCAGGCCCTGGACAAATACAAGTTCGACGCCGCTTTCGGTGGTGCTCGCCGTGACGAAGAAAAGTCGCGTGCGAAGGAACGTGTCTTTTCGTTCCGCGACCGCAGTCACCGCTGGGATCCGAAGAACCAGCGTCCCGAACTGTGGAATCTGTACAACACCAAGGTCAACAAAGGGGAAAGCATCCGCGTGTTCCCTTTGTCGAACTGGACCGAGCTGGACGTCTGGCAATACATCCACCTCGAAAACATCCCGATCGTTCCGCTGTACTACTCGGCCAAGCGTCCTGTCGTGTGGCGTAACGACATGTGGATCATGGTCGACGACGATCGAATTAAGCTCGAGCCAGGCGAAAAAGTGGAAGAGAAGATGGTTCGCTTCCGCACGTTGGGCTGCTATCCGTTGACCGGTGCGGTCGAATCGGAAGCGGTCACGCTCCCCGATATCATCCAAGAGATGCTGCTGACCACGACGTCGGAACGTCAAGGTCGAGCCATCGACAAGGATCAGGGAGCCTCGATGCAGAAGAAGAAGGAAGAAGGCTACTTCTAA
- a CDS encoding MarR family transcriptional regulator, translated as MTWKKDDLLCFHLGVAMRKISRIYTEGLASYDVTPAQLFMLSCLHSCDGQKPSELADQVHLDASSMTGLLDRTEKAKLIRRMRDPADRRALRIYLTDLGLTTIEELKPVIAQLQERVRHTFFEGYSDEQIASFMEILRNAGQSSDRPL; from the coding sequence ATGACCTGGAAAAAGGACGACCTGCTCTGCTTTCACCTAGGTGTAGCGATGCGAAAAATTTCGCGAATCTATACCGAAGGCTTGGCATCTTATGATGTAACTCCGGCGCAGCTGTTCATGCTCTCGTGCCTTCATTCGTGCGACGGTCAAAAGCCGAGCGAACTGGCCGATCAGGTTCACCTGGATGCGAGCAGCATGACCGGTTTGCTGGATCGAACCGAGAAGGCGAAGCTGATTCGCCGCATGCGGGACCCTGCCGATCGTCGCGCCTTGCGGATCTATTTGACCGATCTCGGCTTGACGACGATCGAGGAGTTGAAACCGGTGATCGCTCAACTACAAGAGCGAGTCCGTCATACTTTTTTCGAGGGATACAGCGACGAGCAAATTGCGAGCTTCATGGAGATCCTTCGCAATGCAGGCCAGTCGTCTGACCGACCTCTATGA
- the cysN gene encoding sulfate adenylyltransferase subunit CysN, giving the protein MSHKSDLIATDIHAYLAQHEKKELLRFITCGSVDDGKSTLLGKLLMESKAAYEDQLAAIEKDSATHGTVGGEIDPALFMDGLKEEREQGITIDVAYRYFSTAKRKFIVADTPGHEQYTRNMATGASTADLAIILIDARHGVLTQTKRHSFITSLLGIRHILVAINKMDLVDYSQEVYEKIKQDYIDFAAKMSADDVHFLPLSALKGDNLVEKSEKMPWYEGATLMHMLENLYIGSDRNLQDFRFPVQLVNRPDLNFRGFCGTVASGTIRPGEEVMVLPSKKTTKVKSIVTMDGDVEEAYPPMSVTMTFEDEIDCSRGDIIVRPGNRPKVDSQFDAMVVWMSEEPLVPGKQYFVKHATKTMTGSISRVRYNVDVNTLHRADSPALKLNEIGRCSVKLNQPVCYDAYAKNKTTGAFILIDYMTNRTVGAGMIIDRDSSDQDELWDVEGDETLQSSKGNVSVEERAARFGQKPATLLLTGLTGAGKTTIAYALERRLFDEGKTSIVLDGQNLRRGISKDLGYTAEQRSENLRRGSEIARMLNDSGVLCIAAFLAPNAEVRQKAADAIGADQFLTVYLSAPVDVCRKRDDSGIYEKADSGEITNFPGVSYDYEVPENADLVLPTHELGVDECVDKIYELLQQRGIID; this is encoded by the coding sequence ATGTCTCACAAATCTGACCTGATCGCCACCGACATTCACGCCTATCTCGCCCAGCACGAGAAGAAGGAACTGCTGCGGTTCATCACGTGCGGAAGCGTCGACGACGGTAAGAGCACGCTGCTTGGCAAGCTGCTGATGGAATCGAAGGCGGCCTACGAAGATCAACTCGCTGCGATCGAGAAAGACTCGGCCACGCACGGTACCGTGGGGGGCGAGATCGACCCGGCCCTCTTCATGGACGGGCTCAAAGAAGAACGCGAACAAGGCATCACGATCGACGTGGCCTATCGCTACTTCTCGACTGCCAAGCGTAAGTTCATCGTCGCGGACACGCCCGGGCACGAGCAGTACACGCGAAACATGGCGACCGGTGCTTCGACCGCCGACCTCGCGATCATTCTGATCGACGCCCGTCATGGTGTGCTCACCCAAACCAAACGTCACAGCTTCATCACGTCGCTGCTGGGCATTCGTCATATTCTGGTCGCGATCAACAAGATGGACCTGGTTGATTACAGCCAGGAAGTCTACGAGAAGATTAAGCAAGATTACATCGACTTCGCCGCCAAGATGTCGGCCGATGACGTCCACTTCCTGCCACTTTCGGCGTTGAAGGGGGACAACCTGGTCGAGAAGAGCGAGAAGATGCCGTGGTACGAAGGTGCCACGCTGATGCACATGCTCGAGAACCTTTACATCGGTTCCGATCGCAATCTGCAAGACTTCCGCTTCCCGGTTCAATTGGTGAATCGTCCCGACTTGAACTTCCGCGGTTTCTGCGGAACTGTTGCCTCGGGCACCATTCGTCCCGGCGAAGAAGTGATGGTGTTGCCATCCAAGAAGACAACCAAGGTCAAAAGCATTGTCACGATGGATGGCGATGTCGAAGAAGCCTACCCGCCTATGTCGGTCACCATGACCTTCGAGGACGAGATCGACTGTAGCCGCGGCGATATCATTGTCCGTCCTGGCAACCGTCCGAAGGTCGACAGTCAGTTCGACGCGATGGTTGTTTGGATGTCGGAAGAACCGCTCGTGCCAGGCAAGCAGTACTTCGTTAAGCACGCGACCAAGACGATGACCGGAAGCATTTCGCGCGTCCGTTACAACGTCGATGTCAACACGCTGCATCGTGCCGATTCGCCAGCCTTGAAGTTGAACGAAATCGGCCGCTGCTCGGTCAAGCTGAACCAACCGGTTTGCTACGATGCTTACGCCAAGAACAAGACGACCGGCGCTTTCATTCTGATCGATTACATGACCAACCGCACCGTCGGTGCCGGTATGATCATCGATCGCGATTCCAGCGACCAGGACGAATTGTGGGACGTCGAAGGTGACGAAACCTTGCAGTCGTCGAAGGGCAATGTCTCGGTCGAAGAACGAGCCGCTCGCTTCGGTCAGAAGCCTGCCACATTGCTGCTGACCGGTTTGACCGGTGCCGGCAAGACGACGATCGCCTATGCCCTGGAGCGTCGCTTGTTCGACGAAGGCAAGACCAGCATCGTCCTCGACGGGCAGAACCTCCGCCGTGGTATCAGCAAAGATCTGGGCTACACCGCCGAGCAGCGGAGCGAGAACTTGCGTCGCGGCAGCGAGATCGCTCGCATGCTGAACGACTCGGGCGTGCTGTGTATCGCAGCCTTCCTGGCACCGAATGCCGAAGTTCGTCAGAAGGCAGCCGATGCGATCGGTGCTGACCAGTTCCTGACGGTTTACCTGTCGGCCCCGGTCGATGTTTGCCGCAAGCGTGATGACTCGGGCATCTACGAAAAGGCCGACAGCGGCGAGATCACCAATTTTCCAGGTGTCAGTTACGACTACGAAGTCCCGGAAAACGCCGATTTGGTGTTGCCAACGCACGAGTTGGGTGTCGACGAGTGTGTCGATAAAATCTATGAACTGCTTCAACAGCGAGGCATCATCGACTAG
- the map gene encoding type I methionyl aminopeptidase: MLHGRRHLQLVDSERDAMRIACQFNAQLMDFVRPHVKAGITTEALDRMIHEYTLDHGHTPACLNYQGFPKSSCTSVNEVICHGIPGKYELKEGDIVNVDVTSIVDGWHGDQSETFLIGEVSPEAKQVTQCAFDCLYLAIGAIYPECRVSEIGRVIVEEAKKYNFGVVEEFVGHGLGRRFHQDPSIPHVPTRAAHSVRLMPGVCFTIEPMINVGGPSTQLDPSDGWTVRTRDRSLSAQFEHTILMTENGPEILSLTKDGPQKGHKF; encoded by the coding sequence ATGCTTCACGGACGACGTCATCTGCAACTCGTGGACTCTGAACGCGACGCCATGCGAATTGCCTGTCAGTTCAATGCGCAACTGATGGACTTCGTTCGCCCTCACGTCAAAGCAGGCATCACCACCGAGGCACTCGATCGGATGATCCACGAGTACACGCTCGACCATGGTCATACGCCGGCCTGCTTGAACTATCAGGGCTTCCCGAAAAGTAGCTGCACGAGCGTGAACGAAGTGATTTGCCACGGAATCCCGGGCAAGTACGAGCTGAAAGAAGGGGATATCGTCAACGTCGACGTCACCTCGATTGTTGACGGATGGCATGGCGATCAGTCGGAAACATTCCTGATCGGTGAAGTCAGCCCAGAAGCGAAGCAAGTCACGCAGTGCGCGTTCGATTGCTTGTACCTGGCAATCGGTGCGATCTATCCTGAATGCCGCGTCTCGGAAATCGGCCGCGTCATTGTCGAAGAAGCGAAGAAGTACAACTTCGGCGTCGTTGAAGAATTCGTCGGACACGGCCTGGGACGTCGCTTCCACCAAGATCCTTCCATCCCACACGTCCCAACGCGAGCCGCTCACTCGGTCCGCTTGATGCCAGGCGTTTGCTTCACGATCGAACCGATGATCAACGTCGGTGGCCCGAGCACGCAGCTCGATCCGAGCGACGGCTGGACGGTTCGTACCCGCGATCGCAGCTTGAGCGCTCAATTCGAGCACACGATTCTGATGACCGAGAACGGTCCAGAGATCCTTTCGCTGACGAAAGATGGCCCGCAAAAGGGTCACAAGTTCTAA
- the rsmG gene encoding 16S rRNA (guanine(527)-N(7))-methyltransferase RsmG: MSEDISPTPESGPPSSTLQEALTKYGAPVPAEIRDQLQRYVDILWEINQSLNLTRHTDYDKFVSRDLIDSLALAGQLKPNEEILDMGSGGGVPGIVIAILRPDVRVTLCDSVGKKAHAMQAIVERLELEVPVYHNRAEEILEDLSFDAVVCRAVAPVRKLLLWLEKHWLAAGRLLTIKGGRWVEEVKEARHHNMTKNVEIRNVHEYETPGNDHPSVILKVWPKGRKEP; encoded by the coding sequence ATGAGCGAAGACATTTCGCCAACTCCAGAATCTGGCCCACCTAGCAGCACGCTGCAAGAGGCTTTGACGAAGTACGGAGCTCCGGTTCCTGCCGAGATCCGTGACCAATTGCAGCGTTACGTCGATATCCTGTGGGAAATCAACCAGTCGCTGAATCTGACGCGTCATACCGACTACGACAAGTTCGTTTCTCGCGACTTGATCGACAGCCTGGCATTGGCCGGGCAACTGAAACCAAACGAAGAAATCCTGGACATGGGAAGCGGCGGCGGGGTGCCTGGCATCGTGATCGCGATCCTGCGTCCCGATGTACGTGTCACTCTGTGTGACTCGGTGGGTAAGAAAGCCCACGCGATGCAAGCCATCGTCGAGAGGCTCGAGCTGGAAGTCCCGGTCTATCACAATCGTGCCGAAGAGATCCTGGAAGATCTCAGCTTCGACGCAGTCGTCTGCCGCGCGGTCGCTCCGGTGCGTAAGCTACTGCTTTGGCTCGAGAAGCACTGGTTGGCTGCCGGTCGCCTGCTGACCATCAAGGGTGGCCGCTGGGTCGAGGAAGTCAAAGAAGCTCGGCACCACAATATGACCAAAAACGTGGAGATCCGAAACGTCCACGAGTACGAGACTCCCGGCAACGATCACCCTAGTGTGATCTTGAAAGTTTGGCCGAAAGGTCGCAAAGAGCCTTGA
- a CDS encoding DinB family protein, which translates to MSMIERLQHQLQSARGFTCRILGDFQKPEDWVAQVCNQSNHALWFIGHMATTDNFFISLLAPEKQLAKDDYQEMFGLGSTPSPKLEDYPPIEEVRAYMDDRRQVLLEILGGLSDDDLSTKTPDGTPDFLADYGQVFETAIWHEGLHSGQLTMVRRSLGHLPTTPPPGSQQGV; encoded by the coding sequence ATGTCGATGATCGAACGCCTGCAACATCAGCTTCAATCGGCTCGTGGGTTTACATGCCGCATTCTGGGCGATTTTCAAAAGCCGGAAGACTGGGTCGCCCAGGTCTGCAATCAGAGCAATCACGCGCTTTGGTTCATCGGGCACATGGCGACGACCGACAATTTCTTCATTTCGCTGCTGGCCCCAGAAAAGCAACTCGCGAAGGACGATTATCAAGAGATGTTCGGGCTCGGCTCGACCCCGTCGCCGAAGCTGGAAGATTACCCGCCGATCGAAGAAGTGCGGGCCTACATGGACGATCGTCGGCAGGTGCTGCTCGAAATCCTGGGAGGTCTCAGCGATGACGATCTCAGCACGAAGACTCCCGACGGAACGCCTGATTTCCTGGCCGACTATGGTCAGGTCTTTGAAACGGCGATCTGGCACGAAGGTCTGCACAGCGGTCAGCTGACCATGGTCCGGCGTTCGCTCGGACATTTGCCCACGACGCCGCCCCCAGGCTCGCAGCAAGGGGTTTAA
- a CDS encoding glycosyltransferase family 61 protein has product MGTPPPTHFDLSKSWVEKNCASGSVADLEPAREVVGPPRTMGGTLEAIEPVLDQTRGAKHATFSNYIYGPVQRNLEGASLTSLKQARVASRGVAVITNDNCHLPDFGMIRFPGMSDHGTIPQYLHQGYLPRLKKVSGTLGVISFGWSSNNYFHFLTEAIPKLRLFAKAGVTYDKLYAPMSRPYHREMLALFGVDTKKVIPESYHAHVQADMVCVPNDQHPVREEETQFLFETAASLPWSKVKQEPRKLVYVSRGRMKLRNCLNEDEFMPKLERLGFERHFLETMSVREQIELFQQADVIMGPHGAGLANMVFAPPGAKVIELGTPYRPYDCFAELAAACGHSFYWHVAKPIEGNIDTEESNLWVDADNLIDFLHQHEIVVGPTAAPSGPDKTKRRQIAA; this is encoded by the coding sequence GTGGGGACACCACCCCCAACTCACTTCGATCTGTCGAAGTCGTGGGTGGAAAAGAATTGCGCTAGTGGTTCGGTGGCAGATCTCGAGCCTGCCCGAGAAGTGGTCGGCCCGCCGCGAACGATGGGTGGTACCCTCGAAGCGATTGAACCGGTTCTCGATCAAACCAGGGGAGCGAAACACGCGACTTTCTCGAACTATATCTACGGTCCAGTCCAGCGAAATCTGGAAGGGGCCTCGCTCACGAGCTTAAAGCAGGCCCGCGTCGCTTCGCGCGGCGTTGCCGTGATCACCAACGACAATTGCCATCTGCCCGATTTCGGGATGATCCGTTTCCCTGGGATGAGCGACCACGGCACGATTCCGCAATATTTGCATCAAGGTTACCTGCCGCGACTGAAGAAGGTTTCCGGAACGCTCGGTGTGATTTCCTTCGGCTGGTCCAGCAACAACTACTTTCACTTCCTCACCGAAGCGATTCCAAAGCTGCGTTTGTTTGCCAAGGCGGGCGTCACCTACGACAAGCTGTATGCTCCGATGAGCCGCCCGTATCATCGCGAGATGCTCGCTCTCTTCGGCGTCGATACGAAGAAAGTCATTCCGGAAAGCTACCACGCGCATGTTCAAGCCGACATGGTCTGCGTTCCCAACGATCAGCATCCAGTTCGCGAAGAAGAGACGCAGTTTCTTTTCGAGACCGCTGCCAGCTTGCCCTGGTCGAAGGTAAAGCAAGAGCCTCGCAAGTTGGTCTATGTTTCGCGGGGCCGCATGAAGCTGCGCAACTGTTTGAACGAAGACGAGTTCATGCCGAAGCTTGAGCGACTAGGCTTCGAGCGGCACTTTCTCGAAACAATGTCGGTCCGCGAGCAGATCGAATTGTTCCAACAGGCCGACGTGATCATGGGACCCCATGGTGCCGGCCTGGCGAACATGGTCTTCGCGCCTCCTGGGGCGAAGGTTATTGAACTGGGAACGCCTTATCGTCCTTACGATTGCTTCGCAGAGCTGGCCGCGGCCTGCGGTCATTCGTTCTACTGGCACGTGGCCAAGCCGATCGAAGGGAACATCGATACGGAAGAGTCGAACTTGTGGGTCGACGCCGATAATCTGATCGACTTTCTGCATCAGCACGAGATCGTCGTTGGCCCCACGGCGGCGCCATCAGGGCCCGACAAAACGAAGCGACGTCAGATTGCCGCTTAG
- a CDS encoding metal-dependent transcriptional regulator, which yields MPSLTIENYVKAIYQISLQAPEKAASTGEISTALEVSPGTVTSMMKTLSETGLASYTKYEGVRLTDSGRKLALRVLRRHRLIELFLVHTLDLAWDEVHEEAENMEHAVSDFLVDRIDQYLGYPSSDPHGDPIPTADGKIRTEQGVKLTQWEPGKPFRLVRVMEQSSDFLRYLSEESLQPGCEAKLISCRAEAGIVTIDIEGRVTALGLEAAEKLMVTAVS from the coding sequence ATGCCTAGCTTGACGATCGAGAACTACGTTAAAGCGATCTATCAGATCTCTTTACAGGCACCGGAAAAAGCAGCGTCGACCGGTGAGATATCGACTGCCCTGGAAGTCTCGCCCGGCACGGTCACCAGCATGATGAAGACCCTCAGCGAAACGGGTCTGGCCTCGTATACCAAGTACGAAGGGGTTCGCCTGACCGACAGCGGTCGGAAGCTTGCCTTGCGCGTCTTGCGGCGTCATCGTCTGATTGAATTGTTTCTGGTGCACACGCTCGATCTAGCTTGGGATGAAGTCCACGAAGAGGCCGAGAACATGGAGCACGCCGTCAGCGACTTCCTGGTCGATCGCATCGATCAATATCTGGGCTATCCCTCGTCCGACCCGCACGGCGATCCAATCCCGACTGCTGACGGTAAGATTCGCACCGAACAAGGGGTGAAGCTCACGCAGTGGGAACCGGGTAAGCCATTCCGCCTGGTGCGCGTGATGGAGCAGAGCTCGGACTTTCTGCGCTATCTCAGCGAAGAATCGCTTCAGCCGGGATGCGAAGCGAAGCTGATTTCCTGCCGCGCCGAAGCAGGCATCGTAACCATCGACATCGAAGGCCGGGTGACCGCACTCGGTTTGGAAGCGGCCGAGAAGTTGATGGTAACCGCGGTCTCTTAA